In a genomic window of Muntiacus reevesi chromosome 1, mMunRee1.1, whole genome shotgun sequence:
- the RABGGTB gene encoding geranylgeranyl transferase type-2 subunit beta isoform X3: MGTPQKDVIIKPDAPDTLLLEKHADYIASYGSKKDDYEYCMSEYLRMSGIYWGLTVMDLMGQLHRMNREEILTFIKSCQHECGGISASIGHDPHLLYTLSAVQILTLYDSINVIDINKVVEYVQSLQKEDGSFAGDIWGEIDTRFSFCAVATLALLGKLDAINVEKAIEFVLSCMNFDGGFGCRPGSESHAGQIYCCTGFLAITSQLHQVNSDLLGWWLCERQLPSGGLNGRPEKLPDVCYSWWVLASLKIIGRLHWIDREKLRSFILACQDEETGGFADRPGDMVDPFHTLFGIAGLSLLGEEQIKPVSPVFCMPEEVLRRVNVQPELVS, encoded by the exons ATG GGTACACCGCAGAAGGATGTTATCATTAAGCCAGATGCACCTGACACCCTGTTACTGGAGAAGCATGCAGATTATATTGCATCCTATGGCTCAAAGAAAGATGACTAC GAATATTGCATGTCTGAATATTTGAGAATGAGTGGCATCTATTGGGGTTTGACCGTAATGGATCTCATGGGACAACTACATCGCATGAATAGAGAAGAAATTCTGACATTTATTAAGTCTTGTCAACATGAGTGTGGTGGAATAAGTGCTAGTATTGGACATGATCCTCATCTTTTGTATACTCTTAGTGCCGTTCAG ATACTTACTCTCTATGATAGTATTAATGTTATTGACATAAATAAAGTTGTGGAATATGTTCAGAGTCTACAGAAAGAAGATGGTTCTTTTGCTGGAGATATTTGGG gagAAATTGATACAAGATTCTCTTTTTGTGCGGTGGCAACTTTGGCACTATTG GGGAAGTTGGATGCTATTAATGTGGAAAAGGCAATTGAATTTGTTTTATCATGTATGAACTTTGATGGTGGATTTGGTTGCAGACCAGGTTCTGAATCCCATGCCGGGCAG ATCTATTGTTGCACAGGATTCTTGGCTATTACTAGTCAGTTGCACCAAGTAAATTCTGATTTACTCGGTTGGTGGCTTTGTGAACGACAGCTTCCATCAGGCGGACTCAATGGAAGGCCAGAGAAG TTACCAGATGTATGCTATTCATGGTGGGTGTTGGCTTCCCTAAAGATAATTGGAAGGCTTCATTGGATTGATAGAGAAAAACTCCGCAGTTTCATCCTAGCATGtcaagatgaagaaacaggagGATTCGCAGATAGGCCAGGAGATATG gtAGATCCTTTTCATACTCTGtttggaattgctggattgtcaCTTTTGGGAGAAGAACAGATTAAACCTGTTAGCCCTGTTTTTTGCATGCCTGAAGAAGTACTTCGGAGAGTGAATGTTCAGCCTGAACTAGTGAGCTAG
- the RABGGTB gene encoding geranylgeranyl transferase type-2 subunit beta isoform X4, whose product MIGGTPQKDVIIKPDAPDTLLLEKHADYIASYGSKKDDYEYCMSEYLRMSGIYWGLTVMDLMGQLHRMNREEILTFIKSCQHECGGISASIGHDPHLLYTLSAVQILTLYDSINVIDINKVVEYVQSLQKEDGSFAGDIWGEIDTRFSFCAVATLALLGKLDAINVEKAIEFVLSCMNFDGGFGCRPGSESHAGQLPDVCYSWWVLASLKIIGRLHWIDREKLRSFILACQDEETGGFADRPGDMVDPFHTLFGIAGLSLLGEEQIKPVSPVFCMPEEVLRRVNVQPELVS is encoded by the exons ATGATTGGG GGTACACCGCAGAAGGATGTTATCATTAAGCCAGATGCACCTGACACCCTGTTACTGGAGAAGCATGCAGATTATATTGCATCCTATGGCTCAAAGAAAGATGACTAC GAATATTGCATGTCTGAATATTTGAGAATGAGTGGCATCTATTGGGGTTTGACCGTAATGGATCTCATGGGACAACTACATCGCATGAATAGAGAAGAAATTCTGACATTTATTAAGTCTTGTCAACATGAGTGTGGTGGAATAAGTGCTAGTATTGGACATGATCCTCATCTTTTGTATACTCTTAGTGCCGTTCAG ATACTTACTCTCTATGATAGTATTAATGTTATTGACATAAATAAAGTTGTGGAATATGTTCAGAGTCTACAGAAAGAAGATGGTTCTTTTGCTGGAGATATTTGGG gagAAATTGATACAAGATTCTCTTTTTGTGCGGTGGCAACTTTGGCACTATTG GGGAAGTTGGATGCTATTAATGTGGAAAAGGCAATTGAATTTGTTTTATCATGTATGAACTTTGATGGTGGATTTGGTTGCAGACCAGGTTCTGAATCCCATGCCGGGCAG TTACCAGATGTATGCTATTCATGGTGGGTGTTGGCTTCCCTAAAGATAATTGGAAGGCTTCATTGGATTGATAGAGAAAAACTCCGCAGTTTCATCCTAGCATGtcaagatgaagaaacaggagGATTCGCAGATAGGCCAGGAGATATG gtAGATCCTTTTCATACTCTGtttggaattgctggattgtcaCTTTTGGGAGAAGAACAGATTAAACCTGTTAGCCCTGTTTTTTGCATGCCTGAAGAAGTACTTCGGAGAGTGAATGTTCAGCCTGAACTAGTGAGCTAG
- the RABGGTB gene encoding geranylgeranyl transferase type-2 subunit beta isoform X1, with protein MIGGTPQKDVIIKPDAPDTLLLEKHADYIASYGSKKDDYEYCMSEYLRMSGIYWGLTVMDLMGQLHRMNREEILTFIKSCQHECGGISASIGHDPHLLYTLSAVQILTLYDSINVIDINKVVEYVQSLQKEDGSFAGDIWGEIDTRFSFCAVATLALLGKLDAINVEKAIEFVLSCMNFDGGFGCRPGSESHAGQIYCCTGFLAITSQLHQVNSDLLGWWLCERQLPSGGLNGRPEKLPDVCYSWWVLASLKIIGRLHWIDREKLRSFILACQDEETGGFADRPGDMVDPFHTLFGIAGLSLLGEEQIKPVSPVFCMPEEVLRRVNVQPELVS; from the exons ATGATTGGG GGTACACCGCAGAAGGATGTTATCATTAAGCCAGATGCACCTGACACCCTGTTACTGGAGAAGCATGCAGATTATATTGCATCCTATGGCTCAAAGAAAGATGACTAC GAATATTGCATGTCTGAATATTTGAGAATGAGTGGCATCTATTGGGGTTTGACCGTAATGGATCTCATGGGACAACTACATCGCATGAATAGAGAAGAAATTCTGACATTTATTAAGTCTTGTCAACATGAGTGTGGTGGAATAAGTGCTAGTATTGGACATGATCCTCATCTTTTGTATACTCTTAGTGCCGTTCAG ATACTTACTCTCTATGATAGTATTAATGTTATTGACATAAATAAAGTTGTGGAATATGTTCAGAGTCTACAGAAAGAAGATGGTTCTTTTGCTGGAGATATTTGGG gagAAATTGATACAAGATTCTCTTTTTGTGCGGTGGCAACTTTGGCACTATTG GGGAAGTTGGATGCTATTAATGTGGAAAAGGCAATTGAATTTGTTTTATCATGTATGAACTTTGATGGTGGATTTGGTTGCAGACCAGGTTCTGAATCCCATGCCGGGCAG ATCTATTGTTGCACAGGATTCTTGGCTATTACTAGTCAGTTGCACCAAGTAAATTCTGATTTACTCGGTTGGTGGCTTTGTGAACGACAGCTTCCATCAGGCGGACTCAATGGAAGGCCAGAGAAG TTACCAGATGTATGCTATTCATGGTGGGTGTTGGCTTCCCTAAAGATAATTGGAAGGCTTCATTGGATTGATAGAGAAAAACTCCGCAGTTTCATCCTAGCATGtcaagatgaagaaacaggagGATTCGCAGATAGGCCAGGAGATATG gtAGATCCTTTTCATACTCTGtttggaattgctggattgtcaCTTTTGGGAGAAGAACAGATTAAACCTGTTAGCCCTGTTTTTTGCATGCCTGAAGAAGTACTTCGGAGAGTGAATGTTCAGCCTGAACTAGTGAGCTAG
- the RABGGTB gene encoding geranylgeranyl transferase type-2 subunit beta isoform X5 — protein MIGGTPQKDVIIKPDAPDTLLLEKHADYIASYGSKKDDYILTLYDSINVIDINKVVEYVQSLQKEDGSFAGDIWGEIDTRFSFCAVATLALLGKLDAINVEKAIEFVLSCMNFDGGFGCRPGSESHAGQIYCCTGFLAITSQLHQVNSDLLGWWLCERQLPSGGLNGRPEKLPDVCYSWWVLASLKIIGRLHWIDREKLRSFILACQDEETGGFADRPGDMVDPFHTLFGIAGLSLLGEEQIKPVSPVFCMPEEVLRRVNVQPELVS, from the exons ATGATTGGG GGTACACCGCAGAAGGATGTTATCATTAAGCCAGATGCACCTGACACCCTGTTACTGGAGAAGCATGCAGATTATATTGCATCCTATGGCTCAAAGAAAGATGACTAC ATACTTACTCTCTATGATAGTATTAATGTTATTGACATAAATAAAGTTGTGGAATATGTTCAGAGTCTACAGAAAGAAGATGGTTCTTTTGCTGGAGATATTTGGG gagAAATTGATACAAGATTCTCTTTTTGTGCGGTGGCAACTTTGGCACTATTG GGGAAGTTGGATGCTATTAATGTGGAAAAGGCAATTGAATTTGTTTTATCATGTATGAACTTTGATGGTGGATTTGGTTGCAGACCAGGTTCTGAATCCCATGCCGGGCAG ATCTATTGTTGCACAGGATTCTTGGCTATTACTAGTCAGTTGCACCAAGTAAATTCTGATTTACTCGGTTGGTGGCTTTGTGAACGACAGCTTCCATCAGGCGGACTCAATGGAAGGCCAGAGAAG TTACCAGATGTATGCTATTCATGGTGGGTGTTGGCTTCCCTAAAGATAATTGGAAGGCTTCATTGGATTGATAGAGAAAAACTCCGCAGTTTCATCCTAGCATGtcaagatgaagaaacaggagGATTCGCAGATAGGCCAGGAGATATG gtAGATCCTTTTCATACTCTGtttggaattgctggattgtcaCTTTTGGGAGAAGAACAGATTAAACCTGTTAGCCCTGTTTTTTGCATGCCTGAAGAAGTACTTCGGAGAGTGAATGTTCAGCCTGAACTAGTGAGCTAG
- the RABGGTB gene encoding geranylgeranyl transferase type-2 subunit beta isoform X2: MIGGTPQKDVIIKPDAPDTLLLEKHADYIASYGSKKDDYEYCMSEYLRMSGIYWGLTVMDLMGQLHRMNREEILTFIKSCQHECGGISASIGHDPHLLYTLSAVQILTLYDSINVIDINKVVEYVQSLQKEDGSFAGDIWGEIDTRFSFCAVATLALLGKLDAINVEKAIEFVLSCMNFDGGFGCRPGSESHAGQIYCCTGFLAITSQLHQVNSDLLGWWLCERQLPSGGLNGRPEKLPDVCYSWWVLASLKIIGRLHWIDREKLRSFILACQDEETGGFADRPGDMANPFHTLFGIAGLSLLGEEQIKPVSPVFCMPEEVLRRVNVQPELVS; the protein is encoded by the exons ATGATTGGG GGTACACCGCAGAAGGATGTTATCATTAAGCCAGATGCACCTGACACCCTGTTACTGGAGAAGCATGCAGATTATATTGCATCCTATGGCTCAAAGAAAGATGACTAC GAATATTGCATGTCTGAATATTTGAGAATGAGTGGCATCTATTGGGGTTTGACCGTAATGGATCTCATGGGACAACTACATCGCATGAATAGAGAAGAAATTCTGACATTTATTAAGTCTTGTCAACATGAGTGTGGTGGAATAAGTGCTAGTATTGGACATGATCCTCATCTTTTGTATACTCTTAGTGCCGTTCAG ATACTTACTCTCTATGATAGTATTAATGTTATTGACATAAATAAAGTTGTGGAATATGTTCAGAGTCTACAGAAAGAAGATGGTTCTTTTGCTGGAGATATTTGGG gagAAATTGATACAAGATTCTCTTTTTGTGCGGTGGCAACTTTGGCACTATTG GGGAAGTTGGATGCTATTAATGTGGAAAAGGCAATTGAATTTGTTTTATCATGTATGAACTTTGATGGTGGATTTGGTTGCAGACCAGGTTCTGAATCCCATGCCGGGCAG ATCTATTGTTGCACAGGATTCTTGGCTATTACTAGTCAGTTGCACCAAGTAAATTCTGATTTACTCGGTTGGTGGCTTTGTGAACGACAGCTTCCATCAGGCGGACTCAATGGAAGGCCAGAGAAG TTACCAGATGTATGCTATTCATGGTGGGTGTTGGCTTCCCTAAAGATAATTGGAAGGCTTCATTGGATTGATAGAGAAAAACTCCGCAGTTTCATCCTAGCATGtcaagatgaagaaacaggagGATTCGCAGATAGGCCAGGAGATATGGCAA ATCCTTTTCATACTCTGtttggaattgctggattgtcaCTTTTGGGAGAAGAACAGATTAAACCTGTTAGCCCTGTTTTTTGCATGCCTGAAGAAGTACTTCGGAGAGTGAATGTTCAGCCTGAACTAGTGAGCTAG